From the genome of Amyelois transitella isolate CPQ chromosome 16, ilAmyTran1.1, whole genome shotgun sequence, one region includes:
- the LOC106136022 gene encoding forkhead box protein L1, translating to MCSGAEGGSWPLGKDAPAVTAAAIDHYRLQLYNYAVAERLRLYPPSVAPCYSPYGPRLALSMSLLQQRALQPEEPKPQHSYIGLIAMAILSSPDRKLVLSDIYQHILDNYPYFRSRGPGWRNSIRHNLSLNDCFVKAGRSANGKGHYWAIHPANIEDFRKGDFRRRKAQRKVRKHMGLAVDDDGEDSPSPPPQSPPPTTMPLPFWGTGRLPGGCQARKRQFDVASLLAPDDAPEKRRRDSSGEEEHEEDIDVVASDQEERVGEEETRVLAPAAQYPLLGGWWPALDPALLQQLRRHTPAPASLSPDDTQRPLDT from the coding sequence ATGTGCAGCGGAGCCGAAGGTGGCTCCTGGCCGCTCGGCAAAGATGCACCCGCCGTCACCGCCGCCGCGATCGACCACTACAGGTTACAACTCTACAATTACGCCGTCGCCGAAAGACTTCGGCTGTACCCACCGAGTGTAGCACCATGCTACTCGCCGTACGGACCACGACTCGCCTTATCTATGTCCCTGCTCCAACAACGAGCGCTTCAGCCAGAAGAACCCAAACCACAACACAGTTATATCGGACTCATTGCCATGGCCATCCTGAGCTCGCCGGATCGGAAACTAGTGTTATCTGACATTTACCAACACATCCTCGACAACTATCCGTATTTTCGAAGTCGCGGGCCCGGGTGGAGGAATTCGATAAGACACAATTTGTCTCTGAACGACTGCTTCGTGAAAGCCGGGAGGTCGGCCAATGGAAAAGGACATTACTGGGCGATACATCCGGCCAACATAGAAGATTTTAGAAAAGGGGACTTCAGGAGGCGTAAAGCGCAAAGGAAAGTGAGGAAACATATGGGGTTAGCCGTGGACGACGACGGCGAGGATTCTCCGTCACCGCCGCCTCAGTCGCCGCCACCGACAACAATGCCGTTGCCTTTCTGGGGGACCGGAAGACTGCCGGGTGGCTGTCAGGCCCGCAAAAGGCAGTTTGACGTTGCATCCTTACTGGCGCCTGACGACGCTCCAGAGAAACGTCGTCGAGACAGCAGCGGCGAAGAGGAGCACGAGGAGGACATAGATGTGGTAGCCAGTGATCAGGAGGAGCGAGTGGGGGAGGAGGAGACGCGGGTGCTGGCGCCAGCCGCGCAGTACCCGCTGCTGGGCGGCTGGTGGCCGGCGCTGGACCCGGCGCTGCTGCAGCAGCTCCGGCGGCACACGCCCGCGCCCGCCTCGCTCAGCCCCGACGACACACAGCGACCCCTCGACACGTAG